A single genomic interval of Electrophorus electricus isolate fEleEle1 chromosome 2, fEleEle1.pri, whole genome shotgun sequence harbors:
- the dapk2b gene encoding death-associated protein kinase 2 isoform X2: MRTLGMAVFKQQKVEDFYEIGEELGSGQFAIVKRCKEKSTGVEYAAKFIKKRQSRASRRGVRRDDIEREVDILLQLQHPNIISLHDVYENRTDVVLVLELVSGGELFDFLAHKESLSEEEATEFIKQILNGVQYLHSKSIAHFDLKPENIMLLDKNVPMPRIKVIDFGLAHKIEDGVEFKNIFGTPEFVAPEIVNYEPLGLPADMWSIGVITYILLSGASPFLGETKQETMANISGMNYEFDEEFFGSTSELAKSFIKQLLTKDPRKRLMIEGALNHPWIKPMNSKQALVRRQSVVNIENFRKQYARRRWKFSFRIVALCNHLTRMMKKPQDKPKEGYVERTIAMFERDCESDQEEEVLIKRPRTRKRSSTS; this comes from the exons ATGAGGACACTGGGCATGGCTGTGTTCAAGCAACAGAAAGTAGAAGATTTTTATGAAATTGGAGAGGAGCTTGGAAG TGGGCAGTTTGCTATAGTGAAGCGATGTAAGGAGAAGAGCACTGGTGTGGAGTATGCTGCCAAGTTCATCAAGAAGCGACAGAGCAGAGCGAGCAGGCGTGGTGTGCGGCGGGATGACATCGAACGGGAGGTGGACATCCTCCTGCAGCTGCAACACCCTAACATCATATCACTGCACGACGTGTACGAGAACCGCACCGATGTGGTGCTCGTACTGGAGCT GGTTTCTGGAGGAGAGCTCTTTGACTTCCTGGCCCACAAAGAATCCCTGAGTGAAGAGGAAGCCACTGAGTTTATTAAACAGATTCTTAATGGAGTCCAGTACCTGCACTCTAAAAGCATTGCACATTTTGATTTGAAG CCTGAGAATATTATGCTGCTAGACAAAAATGTGCCCATGCCACGGATCAAAGTTATCGACTTTGGTCTGGCCCATAAAATCGAAGATGGCGTTgaattcaaaaacatttttgggaCACCAGAGTTTGTGG CTCCAGAGATAGTCAACTATGAGCCTCTGGGATTACCAGCAGACATGTG gagCATTggagtcatcacatacatcct CCTCAGTGGTGCATCCCCTTTTCTGGGCGAGACCAAACAAGAGACTATGGCAAACATTTCCGGCATGAACTATGAGTTTGATGAGGAATTCTTCGGCAGCACCAGCGAACTGGCTAAGAGTTTTATCAAACAGCTGCTGACTAAAGACCCAAG aAAGAGACTTATGATAGAAGGTGCTCTCAACCACCCATGGATAAAG cCTATGAACTCTAAACAAGCTCTGGTACGCAGACAGTCTGTGGTCAACATAGAGAACTTCAGAAAGCAGTACGCCCGTCGCAGATGGAAG TTCTCTTTCAGGATCGTAGCGCTGTGTAATCATTTGACCCGCATGATGAAGAAACCACAA GACAAGCCCAAGGAGGGTTACGTGGAGCGTACCATTGCCATGTTTGAGAGGGACTGTGAAAGTgaccaggaggaggaggtgctgATTAAGAGACCCAGGaccaggaagaggagcagcaCCTCCTGA
- the dapk2b gene encoding death-associated protein kinase 2 isoform X1, with translation MRTLGMAVFKQQKVEDFYEIGEELGSGQFAIVKRCKEKSTGVEYAAKFIKKRQSRASRRGVRRDDIEREVDILLQLQHPNIISLHDVYENRTDVVLVLELVSGGELFDFLAHKESLSEEEATEFIKQILNGVQYLHSKSIAHFDLKPENIMLLDKNVPMPRIKVIDFGLAHKIEDGVEFKNIFGTPEFVAPEIVNYEPLGLPADMWSIGVITYILLSGASPFLGETKQETMANISGMNYEFDEEFFGSTSELAKSFIKQLLTKDPRKRLMIEGALNHPWIKSHEHVEDTNACPEAHTGSEIHQMKTKRLKDYTIQSHCSIPPNNTYINFERFTSVVEDISLVETSLEGVAEIRESIQEDIEALLSIYNEKEVWYKAESENMHHGLSQARYELCKVKISREDLQEDLRATETSLASISVRYLERQPHLGSLREELDAELRWLQEVVASEKGEPMNSKQALVRRQSVVNIENFRKQYARRRWKFSFRIVALCNHLTRMMKKPQDKPKEGYVERTIAMFERDCESDQEEEVLIKRPRTRKRSSTS, from the exons ATGAGGACACTGGGCATGGCTGTGTTCAAGCAACAGAAAGTAGAAGATTTTTATGAAATTGGAGAGGAGCTTGGAAG TGGGCAGTTTGCTATAGTGAAGCGATGTAAGGAGAAGAGCACTGGTGTGGAGTATGCTGCCAAGTTCATCAAGAAGCGACAGAGCAGAGCGAGCAGGCGTGGTGTGCGGCGGGATGACATCGAACGGGAGGTGGACATCCTCCTGCAGCTGCAACACCCTAACATCATATCACTGCACGACGTGTACGAGAACCGCACCGATGTGGTGCTCGTACTGGAGCT GGTTTCTGGAGGAGAGCTCTTTGACTTCCTGGCCCACAAAGAATCCCTGAGTGAAGAGGAAGCCACTGAGTTTATTAAACAGATTCTTAATGGAGTCCAGTACCTGCACTCTAAAAGCATTGCACATTTTGATTTGAAG CCTGAGAATATTATGCTGCTAGACAAAAATGTGCCCATGCCACGGATCAAAGTTATCGACTTTGGTCTGGCCCATAAAATCGAAGATGGCGTTgaattcaaaaacatttttgggaCACCAGAGTTTGTGG CTCCAGAGATAGTCAACTATGAGCCTCTGGGATTACCAGCAGACATGTG gagCATTggagtcatcacatacatcct CCTCAGTGGTGCATCCCCTTTTCTGGGCGAGACCAAACAAGAGACTATGGCAAACATTTCCGGCATGAACTATGAGTTTGATGAGGAATTCTTCGGCAGCACCAGCGAACTGGCTAAGAGTTTTATCAAACAGCTGCTGACTAAAGACCCAAG aAAGAGACTTATGATAGAAGGTGCTCTCAACCACCCATGGATAAAG TCCCATGAGCATGTGGAAGACACCAACGCTTGCCCAGAAGCCCACACAGGGAGCGAAATACATCAGATGAAGACCAAGCGCTTGAAGGACTACACCATCCAGTCTCACTGTAGCATTCCACCTAATAACACCTACATCAACTTTGAGCGCTTCACCAGTGTGGTGGAAGACATCTCCCTCGTGGAGACCAGCCTGGAAGGGGTGGCCGAGATACGAGAGTCTATACAAGAGGATATCGAAGCTCTTCTCTCCATCTATAATGAGAAGGAAGTGTGGTACAAAGCAGAGAGCGAGAACATGCATCACGGCCTTTCGCAGGCCCGCTATGAGTTGTGTAAGGTCAAGATATCAAGGGAGGACCTCCAGGAGGACCTCAGGGCCACAGAAACAAGCCTGGCCAGCATCAGTGTCCGCTACCTGGAGAGACAGCCCCACCTGGGATCTCTTCGAGAGGAGCTGGATGCTGAGCTTCGCTGGCTGCAGGAGGTGGTGGCCTCTGAGAAAGGAGAG cCTATGAACTCTAAACAAGCTCTGGTACGCAGACAGTCTGTGGTCAACATAGAGAACTTCAGAAAGCAGTACGCCCGTCGCAGATGGAAG TTCTCTTTCAGGATCGTAGCGCTGTGTAATCATTTGACCCGCATGATGAAGAAACCACAA GACAAGCCCAAGGAGGGTTACGTGGAGCGTACCATTGCCATGTTTGAGAGGGACTGTGAAAGTgaccaggaggaggaggtgctgATTAAGAGACCCAGGaccaggaagaggagcagcaCCTCCTGA
- the tbc1d2b gene encoding TBC1 domain family member 2B, translated as MYEEDDTTSSLSRNYQIVSAKSVDVADCDEAKAPKLCGYLNKLVGKGPLKGFKTRWFVYDPRKCYLYYFKTPQDALPLGYIEVADACFTYDVEEEGQFEIRTTGKEFLLKAPNRQVMQYWLQQLQQKRWEFSNTRGGGNRDGWSSPIPQYPHTGLVAKDTDALIPEQPNESMERVRSDFAVEADANGLVGVQSARNPTAHNFFLKQWGTELRNSMSHLRPGRGGENRRSVFYTASNEEWEMVDHPMKDTAEVKPPAESQRRESPSNFHRHSIGSAFTFDFRSTSRVKRRSSRSAEPSPVEAADLQLRLQSQQEEQAHLQEELTSQKELVRLLQQTLRSLHCERRLAADPGGMEAAAALVERDTQIRQLCGHMERLALEKESLRLELRNLKVKVGDINDQLGMLMETIQAKDEVIMKLSQQGQDGSAEAADCSSPTAREQQELHKLKDSLQGYKSQNNFLNKEILELTVLRRNSENREKALEAKYISLEAKMCQVESKYLILLQEVKTPLCSMSDQDPARELISRLLEDALQVDSGDHQEHAVLKPHPVSEYDIYGFKTVPEEEDEEEKLVAKVRALELRSLSLTDQEVSVGVKWENYLAGTMNREMVRSPELKVLIRSGVPHPHRSKIWSWCVNLHVKKIRECQPADYYENLLCMAREKPNPASKQIELDLLRTLPNNKHYASPSADGIQKLRNVLLAFSWRNPDIGYCQGLNRLAAIALLYLEQEEAFWCLITIVEVFMPRDYYTKTLLGSQVDQRVFKDLMNEKLPRLHAHFEQYKVDFSLITFNWFLVVFVDSVVSDILFKIWDAFLYEGPKIIFRFALALFKCKEEEFLKLQDAMGIFKYLRYFTRTILDARKLMNMAFVDMNPFPLRQIQNRRTFHLEKVRLELTELEAIRQTFLRERETSQDGRAVISDDDEDN; from the exons ATGTACGAAGAGGATGACACTACTTCCAGTCTGTCCAGGAATTATCAGATTGTATCGGCCAAATCTGTAGACGTGGCCGATTGTGATGAAGCGAAGGCTCCGAAATTATGTGGTTACCTAAACAAGCTTGTTGGGAAGGGACCCCTCAAGGGATTCAAAACTCGCTGGTTTGTCTATGACCCAAGGAAATGCTACTTGTATTATTTCAAGACGCCCCAGGACGCCCTTCCACTTGGATACATTGAAGTAGCTGATGCGTGCTTCACTTATGATGTGGAAGAAGAGGGACAATTTGAGATCCGCACCACCGGAAAAGAGTTTTTACTCAAG GCTCCCAACAGGCAGGTGATGCAGTACTGGcttcagcagctgcagcagaagCGATGGGAATTCAGTAACACGCGAGGAGGTGGCAACCGAGACGGCTGGAGCTCCCCGATCCCACAATACCCTCACACAGGTCTGGTGGCTAAGGACACGG ATGCACTGATCCCCGAGCAGCCCAATGAGAGCATGGAGAGAGTCCGCAGCGATTTCGCAGTGGAGGCGGATGCTAATGGCCTGGTTGGAGTCCAGTCTGCAAGGAACCCCACTGCTCACAACTTCTTCCTTAAACAATGGGGCACTGAGCTGAG GAACAGCATGTCTCACTTGCGGCCAGGGCGGGGGGGAGAGAACCGACGCAGTGTGTTTTACACAGCCAGCAACGAGGAGTGGGAGATGGTGGACCACCCCATGAAGGACACAGCAGAGGTCAAACCGCCAGCTGAGAGCCAGCGCCGTGAAAGTCCTTCCAACTTCCACAGAC ATTCCATTGGCTCAGCGTTCACCTTCGACTTCCGGAGCACATCCCGAGTCAAGCGCAGATCGAGCCGCAGCGCTGAGCCGTCGCCCGTGGAGGCCGCGGACTTGCAGTTGCGCTTGCAGAgccagcaggaggagcaggcccACCTGCAGGAGGAACTCACCAGCCAGAAG GAGCTGGTGCGTCTCCTCCAGCAGACGCTGCGGAGTTTGCATTGCGAGCGGCGACTGGCAGCAGACCCCGGTGGGATGGAGGCGGCTGCAGCCCTGGTGGAGCGCGACACCCAAATTCGCCAGCTGTGCGGCCACATGGAGCGCCTGGCCCTGGAGAAGGAGAGCCTGCGGCTGGAGCTCAGGAACCTCAAGGTGAAAGTGGGTGACATTAACGATCAGTTGGGCATGCTGATGGAGACCATCCAGGCCAAAGACGAGGTCATCATGAAGCTATCGCAGCAGGGCCAGGACGGCAGTGCCGAGGCAGCAGACTGCAGCTCCCCCACAGCCAGAGAGCAACAGGAGCTGCACAAGCTGAAG GACAGTCTTCAGGGCTACAAATCCCAAAATAATTTCCTGAACAAAGAAATCCTCGAATTGACAGTCTTACGGAGGAATTctgaaaacagagagaaggccCTGGAGGCAAAG TACATCTCTCTGGAGGCCAAGATGTGCCAGGTGGAGAGTAAATACCTGATACTGCTGCAGGAAGTCAAGACGCCTCTGTGCTCCATGTCCGATCAGGACCCAGCCCGGGAGCTCATATCCAGGCTACTGGAAGATGCCCTGCAGGTAGACAGTGGTGATCACCAGGAACATGCTGTTCTCAAACCTCACCCTGTCAG TGAGTATGATATTTATGGCTTCAAAACCGTcccagaggaggaggatgaggaagagaagcTGGTGGCTAAAGTAAGGGCTCTGGAGCTCCGCTCCCTCTCGCTCACGGACCAGGAGGTGTCTGTGGGGGTGAAGTGGGAGAACTACCTTGCTGGTACCATGAACAGGGAGATGGTCCGCTCTCCAGAGCTGAAGGTCCTGATCCGCAGTGGTGTACCTCACCCACACCGCTCCAAGATCTGGAGCTGGTGTGTCAACCTCCATGTGAAGAAGATCCGTGAGTGTCAGCCGGCCGACTACTACGAGAACCTGCTGTGCATGGCGAGGGAGAAGCCCAACCCGGCGTCTAAGCAGATCGAGCTCGACCTGCTGCGTACGCTGCCCAACAACAAGCACTACGCTTCCCCCTCAGCTGATGGCATCCAGAAGCTCAGGAACGTTCTGCTGGCCTTCTCTTGGAGAAACCCTGACATCGGCTACTGCCAGGGCCTCAACAG GCTCGCTGCCATAGCTCTTCTTTACTTAGAACAGGAAGAGGCCTTCTGGTGCCTAATCACCATTGTGGAAGTTTTCATGCCACGGGATTATTACACCAAAACACTGCTGGGCTCGCAG GTGGACCAGCGCGTCTTTAAGGACTTGATGAATGAGAAGCTGCCTCGGCTTCATGCCCATTTTGAACAGTATAAGGTGGACTTCTCCCTCATCACCTTTAACTGGTTCCTGGTGGTGTTTGTGGACAGCGTGGTCAGTGACATCCTCTTCAAGATATGGGATGCATTTCTCTACGAAGGACCCAAG ATCATATTTCGCTTTGCTCTTGCGCTCTTCAAGTGCAAAGAAGAGGAGTTTTTGAAGTTGCAGGATGCCATGGGTATTTTTAAGTATCTTCGGTATTTCACACGTACAATACTGGATGCAAG AAAGCTGATGAATATGGCTTTCGTGGACATGAACCCCTTCCCCCTGCGGCAGATCCAGAACCGACGCACCTTTCACCTAGAGAAGGTTCGTCTCGAGCTCACCGAGCTGGAGGCCATTCGGCAGACGTTCCtgcgagagagggagaccagCCAAGACGGCCGCGCGGTCatcagtgatgatgatgaggacaACTGA